Part of the Tetragenococcus koreensis genome, TTTTGACAAAAACGATTTTCACGGGATTTTTGCCGGAGCTTGGTTTCACCACAATCGAGGAAATAATCGCTTCTTGTGTATATTCTTTCGTAGATTTGGCATAAAGTTCTTCCAGCTTGTATAAACGTTGATGAAAAAGGTATTTGGTTTTTCCATTTTTCACCATCCCAATGGTGTGAATCCCCATATCGTGTAATTGGTCTATCATTTTAGGGGAAGTAAACCATTTATCCATCAACACATGGGTGGCGTAAATCCCTTGGTTCAAGGCGCGTTGAACCATCTCAAGTGCCACTTCGGGCATTTTACGACTTGATTCGTTGAATCGTTTGGCTCCTACGGTTCGTTGATCTTTTTCTGCTATGGTTTGGTTCACTTTTTTCTTACCGGATAGTAACCCGAAATCAATCGGAATGAAAGAATAGCCATCGGAGAACCCTAAAGTAAGCATACGATACCCTTTGTATCCTTGTTTGAGCGCATGATCCCAAAGACGAGCTAAGCCTGGTACCTCTTGGCTTCGATTACGATAAAACGTCGAATCATCCAAGATCAACGTCCGAATATGGGTTTTCGTATCCGTTAAAGAATGGAGCTTTTCGATGACAGACGCACTAAACCGAAGTAAAAACAGACGCCAGTTGTTATGGGGATTGTTCATCCATCGATACACGGTATCTTTTTTCATGTATTGGTCGCTTTCCCGCCCACTGAGAACTTGGTTTAAGGATTTTCCTTTAAAGACGAGGCTAAAGAGAAAAGTGAATAGAATAGCCACCGAATACCCTTTTTGCTTTTCCATATGGGCTTGTTTTAAAAATTGCGTGACTTTTAATTCAGAAAAAAGGGCTTTTATTTCATTCGGTAATTGATTTTTAATAGCTTTTAAGTGTACCATAAAGGCAAGAACTCCTTTGTTTTTGGTTTGTGGTTAAATCAATTATAAAACAAAAGGAGTTCTTTTTGTATAAAAAGGTAGGCAGTCAATATCAGGACTTTTTTCGACCTAAGAGTTGATAAGACCGTTGTTTAATATCATTTTACATGTGCGAAACTTGAGTTAGCTAATATAAAAAAAGTTTCTTTGCCTGATCACGATCCAATTTATGGTAAGAAAGGGAAACTATTTTCTTACTGGCAAGCAAATAATGGATGAAAATCAAGAAAATTGCTATTGAATTGCTGATTTAATTTAATCAGAATGAATTTGTCATAAATTCTTCATAAATTTTGGTTACATTATAATTGTACCAACAAAACAACCCTAGAAACACTTTTTCATTTTTAACTCCTTTCCCGTCAGTTACCCGCTGGCG contains:
- a CDS encoding transposase, which produces MVHLKAIKNQLPNEIKALFSELKVTQFLKQAHMEKQKGYSVAILFTFLFSLVFKGKSLNQVLSGRESDQYMKKDTVYRWMNNPHNNWRLFLLRFSASVIEKLHSLTDTKTHIRTLILDDSTFYRNRSQEVPGLARLWDHALKQGYKGYRMLTLGFSDGYSFIPIDFGLLSGKKKVNQTIAEKDQRTVGAKRFNESSRKMPEVALEMVQRALNQGIYATHVLMDKWFTSPKMIDQLHDMGIHTIGMVKNGKTKYLFHQRLYKLEELYAKSTKEYTQEAIISSIVVKPSSGKNPVKIVFVKNHNKKSAWLAIMTDDLDLSSQEMVKTYSARWDIETFFKASKSLLHLTKETQTRHYQALICHTTIVFTRYILLSWQQRCANDERTLGGLFYELGDQIKELDWSAALIELVHIIQAVSEESGSQLQDFITSQLQHWVDTLPRYIKAYLPDLVCET